The following proteins are encoded in a genomic region of Mustela erminea isolate mMusErm1 chromosome 3, mMusErm1.Pri, whole genome shotgun sequence:
- the IL6ST gene encoding interleukin-6 receptor subunit beta isoform X3: protein MVKASGVTGVKKQVVSHMKIHLINPWKRILEGIHVIFLGPSKAPSFWYKIEPSHTHGYRSVQLIWKTLPPFEANGKILDYEVTLTRWKSRLQNYTVNETKWTVNITNDRYIATLTARNLVGKSDAAVLTIPAYDFKATRPVRDLKAFPKDNMLWVEWTAPNESVNKYILEWCVLSDKSPCIPDWQQEDGLVHRTYLRGNLAESKCYLITVTPVFADGPGSPESIKAYLKQAPPSKGPTVRTKKVGKNEAVLEWDQLPVDVQNGFIRNYTIFYRTIIGNETAVNVDSSHTEYTLSSLTSDTLYMVRMAAYTDEGGKDGPEFTFTTPKFAQGEIEAIVVPVCLAFLLTTLLGVLFCFNKRDLIKKHIWPNVPDPSKSHIAQWSPHTPPRHNFNSKDQLYSDGNFTDVSVVEIEAANDKKPFPEDLKSLDLFKKEKISTEGHSSGIGGSSCMSSSRPSISSSDENESAQNTSGTVQYSTVVHSGYRHQVPSVQVFSRSESTQPLLDSEERPEDLQLVENTESSAGSFPRQQYFKQNCSQRDTSPDISHFERSKQVSSVNEEDFVRLKQQMSDISKPFEAGQMKMFQEISVADAFGPHTDGLVERFETVGMEAAVDEGMPKSYLPQTVRRGGYMPQ from the exons ATGGTAAAGGCTTCTGGAGTGACTGGAGTGAAGAAGCAAGTGGTATCACATATGAAGATA CACTTAATAAACCCCTGGAAAAGAATCCTAga GGGAA ttcatgtcATTTTTTTAGGACCATCCAAGGCACCAAGTTTCTGGTATAAGATAGAGCCATCCCATACTCATGGCTATAGATCTGTACAACTCATatggaag ACATTGCCTCCTTTTGAAGCCAATGGAAAAATTTTGGATTATGAAGTGACTCTCACAAGATGGAAATCACGTTTACAGAATTACACAGTTAATGAAACCAAATGGACAGTAAACATCACAAATGATCGTTATATAGCAACTCTCACAGCGAGAAATCTCGTTGGCAAATCAGATGCAGCTGTTTTAACTATCCCTGCTTATGACTTTAAAG CTACTCGCCCTGTAAGGGATCTTAAAGCGTTTCCCAAAGATAATATGCTTTGGGTGGAATGGACTGCTCCGAATGAATCTGTAAACAAATACATCCTTGAGTGGTGTGTATTATCAGATAAATCGCCCTGTATCCCAGACTGGCAACAGGAAGATGGATTAGTACACCGCACCTATTTAAGAG ggAACCTAGCAGAGAGCAAATGTTACTTGATAACAGTTACTCCAGTATTTGCTGATGGACCAGGAAGCCCGGAGTCTATAAAAGCATACCTTAAACAAGCTC CACCTTCCAAAGGACCTACTGTTCGGacaaaaaaagtggggaaaaatgaAGCTGTCTTAGAGTGGGACCAACTTCCTGTTGATGTTCAGAATGGATTTATCCGaaattatactatattttatagaACCATCATTGGAAATGAAACCG CTGTGAATGTGGATTCTTCTCACACGGAATATACATTGTCCTCTTTGACCAGTGACACTTTGTACATGGTACGAATGGCAGCATACACAGATGAAGGTGGAAAGGATGGCCCAGAATTCACTTTCACTACACCAAAGTTTG CTCAAGGAGAAATTGAAGCCATAGTTGTGCCTGTTTGCTTAGCGTTCCTATTGACAACCCTTTTGGGAGTACTGTTCTGCTTTAATAAGCGAGACCT aaTTAAAAAGCATATCTGGCCTAATGTTCCAGACCCTTCAAAGAGTCATATTGCCCAGTGGTCACCTCACACACCTCCTAGG cataattttaattcaaaagatCAACTGTATTCAGATGGCAATTTCACTGATGTAAGTGTTGTGGAAATAGAAGCAGCAAATGACAAAAAGCCTTTTCCAGAAGATCTGAAATCACTGGACCtgttcaagaaggaaaaaatcagtACTGAAGGACACAGCAGTGGTATTGGAGGGTCTTCATGCATGTCCTCCTCTAGGCCAAGCATTTCTAGCAGCGATGAAAATGAGTCTGCACAAAACACCTCGGGCACCGTCCAGTATTCCACAGTGGTGCACAGTGGCTATAGACACCAGGTTCCATCGGTCCAAGTCTTCTCAAGATCTGAGTCCACCCAGCCCTTGTTAGATTCTGAGGAGCGGCCTGAAGATCTACAACTGGTAGAGAACACAGAGAGCAGTGCTGGCAGTTTCCCCAGGCAACAGTATTTCAAACAGAACTGTAGTCAGCGTGACACCAGCCCagatatttcacattttgaaagGTCAAAGCAAGTTTCATCAGTCAATGAAGAAGATTTTGTGAGACTCAAACAGCAGATGTCAGATATTTCAAAGCCCTTTGAAGCTGGgcaaatgaaaatgtttcaagaaattTCTGTAGCAGATGCTTTTGGCCCACATACTGATGGACTGGTAGAGAGATTTGAAACAGTGGGGATGGAGGCTGCAGTTGATGAAGGAATGCCTAAAAGTTACCTACCACAGACTGTCCGACGAGGTGGCTACATGCCTCAGTAA